From the Desulfovibrio sp. JY genome, one window contains:
- a CDS encoding response regulator transcription factor, whose protein sequence is MRILIIEDDQILADGLKVGLGLAGMTVDLVGSCAQAGEALATTTFDAVVLDLMLPDGSGLDVLRGMRQRGDRTPVLLLTALDEIADRVKGLDLGADDYCGKPFDLEELAARIRAIGRRGAGRASPCLTAAGIALEPSTLSVTLNGQPLTLSRREFAVLALLMEHPGAIRSKGEIEDRLYGWGEEVESNAVEVHVHHLRAKVGREKIETVRGIGYRMRVSP, encoded by the coding sequence ATGCGGATTCTTATTATCGAAGACGACCAGATCCTTGCCGACGGGCTCAAGGTGGGGCTTGGCCTGGCCGGCATGACCGTGGATCTGGTCGGCTCCTGCGCGCAGGCAGGCGAGGCGCTTGCCACGACAACCTTCGACGCCGTGGTGCTCGACCTGATGTTGCCGGACGGTTCCGGGCTTGATGTGCTGCGGGGCATGCGCCAGCGGGGAGACCGCACCCCGGTCCTGCTGCTCACCGCCCTTGACGAGATCGCGGACAGGGTCAAGGGACTCGACCTCGGCGCGGACGACTACTGCGGCAAGCCTTTTGATCTGGAGGAACTGGCCGCACGCATCCGGGCCATAGGACGGCGTGGAGCCGGGCGCGCCTCCCCTTGCCTGACGGCCGCCGGCATTGCCCTTGAGCCGTCAACCCTGTCGGTCACCTTAAACGGGCAGCCTCTCACGCTGTCCAGGCGGGAGTTCGCGGTCCTGGCGCTCTTGATGGAGCATCCCGGCGCGATCCGCTCCAAGGGTGAAATCGAGGATCGCCTCTACGGCTGGGGCGAGGAAGTGGAAAGCAATGCGGTGGAGGTGCACGTGCATCATTTACGGGCCAAGGTCGGCCGTGAAAAAATAGAAACCGTACGGGGTATTGGCTACCGTATGCGGGTCTCGCCATGA